In the Apteryx mantelli isolate bAptMan1 chromosome 26, bAptMan1.hap1, whole genome shotgun sequence genome, CCTTGAAAAATTACATCAATGCAAAGTGGTTTCCATTTAGAATCAATGGGCAATaaattcattgcattttttttgaaAGGGGGGGAGAACATGATGATATTTATGAGGTCATGAGCGGCTATATAATGGGTGAAACTGGGAGCAGAGGCACCAGTCAGACAGGAGTTCCGAGTTACAGGGTTGACAAAGACGAAATACGTTCAACACAGCAAAGATGCATAAGCTGGTATTCTGCTGTCTCATTATCATCAGCTTCTCCTGTCCTCTCTTGTCTGTCCCCATCATCAATGCCAGTGAGATGTCTTATCAGCTCTCAGGTAAGTCTTTTCCTTTTAGTGGTCATAAAGCTTAGCAGGGAAAGGGGCAAGAAAGCCAGAGGAAAAGCAGATATTCTTTCAGAAGGCACTTCTATCTGTGTTGATCAGCTGTAGGAAAAGCATAATCTGTATGTCTTCAGAACATTGGCAGCACAAGTGATATTATTGGTGTGTGCTAGCATTATAAAACAGGGAGGTTGGGCACCCTAAATATttcttgctgctgctttcagACCCAGGATACAAGGTATCTGAGCTTTCTAGCACTGAATGTGAGCTGGTATATGCAGCATCTGTCTTTTAGGCAGCATTAGAAGACACTAGGTAATTTAAAGAAAACTTGGCTGTATAGTCTTACCTCTTGCTAAACTTTAAAATGACCTATGTTTTGCTTAAGTTATCATTAAAAAGGGAGAAACCTACTACAAAGATTAATGCAGTCCTACTTGGAGAGATCAAGAACAGGCCAGTCTGCCTTATGCTGTAAAAATAGCTACGTATATAGAATGTTATTTGCTTGCACTAATGTAGATTCCATTCAGTTCAGCGAAAGAATAAATCTCTGCTTGAAAAAGCTGTCCTCAATGTTTGAAATCATACTGTAAGTCAAGACTGAAATGTCTCCATAAAAATGCACAGGAATCCAGAGGGCTGCTATCATCAGAACTGACATGAGATGGAATAGTTTTGTGAAGTGAGTTCTGAAAGAACAGGTGAATCAAAAACTAAGTTCTTTCACaaagctgaggaagaaaaagggggTCAGATTACTTGCTTTGCTGGTGAAACAGCTGTTGCACAGGTTTACAGGTATCAGCAGTCCCTAGTTTGCTTCCCAAATCTTGGACTCACTAAGCCAGCATCTTCTCAAGCCTTCCATTGAGTAACATTTACTGGCAGCCATGACTCGGTATGGGTAACATCTATCACATATAGGGTGAACAAGCTGGCTCTAACCATTTATATATAGTGCATTTGTTTGAAGGCATCCATTAGAGTTATTAAATCTTCCTTGCTAATAAAAAGAGTCTCTAGGCTGAATAAAACAGAAGTAGGGCTCTTTAatacagagttttttttttttttttttaatttcaaagcaaaGCTGCCTAATAACACTGCTCCATGTTAAAAAGAACATGAGGATAAAGATGTGAATTGTCTTTACATAGCACAGAAAAGTTACAATATTTCTTACCCAGAGACTTACACTGAGATTCCCATTATCATCTTCAACAGTCCTTTTGTACAGCTGACAAACTAACAACATTAACTGATGTCCAAGGTTTACAAATGTATTCATAGGAAGTTTCTGAAATGCTGTAGGATTATTTTTTAAGCAGTTTATTTTCTTGTGTAATTCCTATTGTGGAACTATACAGTCTAATCCACCTTCACAGGTAAGGGTGGCTAAAACTCTGTAGTATTATCTGAAAATGTAACCACAAATTATCTTCATCTACACAATCAGAGTTTGTTAATAGCTCCCTCTCACTGTCCGTTATTTTGAAAGTCTGCTATTTATTAGCAAAGATGTAATTTACTGCTCAGATTATAAAGACTTTAGTTAGCTCAAGTAGAACACCACTAAGGGCTCCTGTTGGCAACATGCCTTGAGAATATGGGCTGGTCACAGAATGATAGATTAAATTCTCTGCGCATATACAAATTAATTCCATCAGGTGACAGTAATCTGTTGTTTCAGAAAGAGTAATATTAACTGTACTGGTATATCGTTTGAATGAGAGAGATAATAAAGATGCACTGGGAAGCATAGCTgccaaaaaattattttaagatttcctgcatttatttttcccctcgtTTTATTGCATACTTGGAAAATAGAGCAGATTAATAAGCCTTGAACATGAAGCTTTGTCTTTATCCATAGAAAAGGTCCAGCATAGGAAGTACTTGATAAAGAaatgggttaaaaaaataaaataaaaaatctaggGTGCCTAGACCTGGTACCAAAAGCATTGTCTTGTGAGTTCCCCAAGCAATGAGAGGAGCTGCTCTTAGTCTAACAGATCTCTTAACAGAAAGATCTACCAGAGAAACAAGAATCTGGACAGACTAACATCAGGAAGGTATCTTTACTCAAAGCTTTGGAAGGAAAAAGTATCCCCCTTTACATTCATTAAGTAACGATGGGTGACTGGTGATTTCATGACAGTCTTCAGCATATGGGGCCAATGGGCCTGATCAGAAACCATTTGACACAGAACAAAACAGGGATCTAAAGCAAAAGGCTCTTACCATGCGCCTGTTTATATTGTCTTccacttgcagctgatgaagatTCCAGACTGAATCTGGAGCGGTCGGGCAGCCTGGGAAGCACTTCCCTGCTTCAGTTCCTGCCAGGGCTCCTGGGCACACCAACTGGAGACAACAAAGCAGGTGAGGCTTTACCATAGCAACTTATGCAATGCATGCCCAGTATCCACAGCTGTTCTGCCCCAACTCCAGGATATTTACCAAAATACAGTATGTGCAGGAAACACACAGCTGTCATTTAGTTAACTAGAACCTTGGGGAAACCTGCTGAGCAGCCGTGTTCGCAGCTCCGTACCAGCTAGAAAAGTTTCCATATTAGTTTAGTAGAACCTCCACACTTGACAGTCAGATGTATTCAGCTTGGAGAGGTTTCATATCCCTGCACAAAAGCTCTTCAGCTTCAAATAGTACATCCTCCCTCTTGAAATATGAAGCACCTTGGAACAAAATCAAATGGTGCAACCAAAGTTGTCTACAACGGAACCTGTCTAAACAGTGATGCCTCAGGTTATGAAGGGGAGACAGACAAATCCTTAGAAACTCAACAGTAATGAAAGGGAAGCCGCAAGTCCTCATAGTGGGTGAGAGTCTGAATTGGCAGATCTTGTGAAGGAGTTTTACTGAACAAAGTATTGCTGTCAGGATGACTGTTCCTGCCTCTCCTTTAGACATGGAGGCCATCTGAGCGGGGCAAAGATTGACCTAGAAAGAGGTAGTAGGCAATACAAATATTGCATAACCTCTTAAAAAGCCACATTTCCACAGTAGTGGAAAGTGCAAAATCAACAGTCGTAAATGATTTTTGGGGTCACAGATGTAACAAAGGCCTGTTGAAGAAGACTCAGTACAGCTTGCATCCCCAGAGTCCCAGACCCAGCAGGAACAACGTGCCACAGCATGGACTGGCCACGTTGCAGCAAAAACACTTCATAGCTGGTCCTCTCAACATTCAAGGTCAAGCCTTCTACTGGGTTACAGTATTATAGCATGCATGAATGACTTGTGTAGGTTCACTATTTCTAAATGACAAAACCTTTCGTTATGTCTCCCTCTATCAGGTCTTAGCCCCAGCAGCTACAACCCAAGGGAAAATATCAAAGAGGTAAGTAAAAGACCAGCCATtgcttaaataaaaaattaagacccaatattttaaaatacacggAAGTGTTACCAAGACATCCTTTAAGATCCACAGACATCATAAACAGTGTAGATTAAAGTGTGCCACAGTGTTCTTGAAGTTAGAATCACTTAACAGTAAGGTAAGCAGGAAACCAGATCTAGAAAATTAGTAAGAACTATAAATtatataataaaaaacaaacaaacaaaaaaaacctccagaGTATTTCATTCTAAAATCCcaaggttttttttccagaaaacctGCCTTCTAGATAAAGGTCAATTTCCAGCTTCAGCAGGCCAGGCCAGAACATCAAGAGCATCTGCTGCTCATCATTTTTCCCCACTACAACATGGGCTACACAGTATTATCAGATTTGTTATAAACCATTAGGTAAATGCAGACGCATCATTCATGTTTGCTTGTCTGCTAAATCAAATACAAAGGCAGAAGAGCTGGATTAGCTTTAGTGCATCATCTAGTCAGAGGCGTGCAATGGgcagcctctccttccccagTCAGCATATGGGCCCATGTGACCAGTCAGGGGCACTGAAGAGCATACATTCACCACCAACAATAACCTGTCTAATGTTGTTTGACTTCAGATTTTCTATGGAAGTCATCCTCGATTTGCTTTGCTGGGCCGCTTGTTGACCAAGGACAGGAAACAATATAAGAAACGTGGGAATCTTTCCGAGTGCTTCTGGAAATATTGCGTGTAACCAGAACAAACTCTTCCAGACTTTGGTTGCTTAATTTATACAGATGCCTGAAAACATGTATATAGATTTGCTTGATTTAAAATGAGAATGAAGGAACATGATGACAACTAACTTTACACTCCCTGCTATTTGGAAATTAATAAATTCTTGATGTTTTGCAAATATTCTGTGAGCAACGTGGTCTTTTCTTTGAGTTCAGCAGAATAGAAATAAAGTAATTGGACATAAAGATAAATACACGAATGGAGAGGACTCAGGCATGTGATGCCTCAACAAGCAGCCTCAGCTGCACCCAAGTCCAGAGGCAAGAGGACTTTCTTCTTTGCCTCCTGGTCATTTGATGTAAGTTGAGGTGCCAGGAAGGAAGGGCACTATCACACTCTCCGATGATGCTGAGCCAGTAAGAATGGCAGTTTAACAGTGCCTAgtctcctctcccatccccaAGGCACCATGAAAACAATAAGCGCGTCAGGATCAAGCATCTGCTCACACCACCCCTGGAGAGAGATAACTGTTTCTCTTGGTTTGCGTCATTCATAACGGAAGATTAACCAAGCATATTTCTTTGGGGCACTTTGATTAGACCCTGGCTGCCTAAAACAGCAGGATTACCTGTGCACAGCACAAGCTTTATGCATTGTATCTGATTATCATCAAGCAGAACATGGAAAGTACACATTATGGTTTCCAGTATCAGAGTTTTCAGTCCAGATTGTGGAGAGCCAACAGAGGCTTACCCAAATAAATAACTTACCCTCCCAAAAGCTTCACCTTCTTTAGCCTCACACTACAGCCATGTTCAAACATGCTGGGGAAGATCATAGACCATGCTACTATAGGAGGGACAGTGACACTAGTTCCTGCACCAGGGAAAATGAGTCTGCTCATTTTGCCAGGTGACACCTCTTCCTCTCAGATTACTCCTGTGTCTTCTCAACACAATGTACAATGAAAAAAGCAATTGCTTTCACttctgtttggtttgttttgtgcCCTGTCCCAAACTATAATCATGGGCATTTGTATGCCCCTCCACCTTTTACAGTCCTTGTCTATTGGTTGCAGTGGTTCCACCTGTtcaaagattttattaaaataagcaaGATTTTTTCAGACCTGTAGACAATATCTTACTTAGGAGTCAGACAGCAAAGCTGGTTCTCCTgatgcttttttcctcctctttgcttcATACAACTAGAGTGGAGCTGATATGTTTCAATGGCAGTCTCTGAAGAGCTTCACATACAACTACAGAGGGATTGGGGAGCCTTGGGATTTGCTACACAGCATCAAGAAGAGGTATCTCATGGCTaatgatttggagaaagagctgtCTGTCTGATGACAATATATTTGAGCTTTAACTCTGAGAAACAAAGACACTTGGATGATGAGGGGGGGAGAATCAACGGGCCCATGCAGAGCTCTCTAAAACTTCCAGGAGTAGAGCTAAGAATTCCCAGCCACAGATATTTCTGAAAGTGCAACTCCTAGCATTTATTTTATTAGGGTGCAAACAACTGGAAATGTGAAACTTGACTGGCATGTGATCTTCTCTCAGGTAGTATAGAAGATGGTCTCTTACTGTGAGAGAGCTTAAAAGCTTTGGAGAGATTAGACAATCACAAATATAAAGAACCAAGAAAAATATCTGAGAGCAAAATGACAAGGcagagacagaaacagaaaatagaGAGTGAAGAAACACTATGTAGCCTGAGTAAGCACAAATGCAAATAAAGTAAAGCTTAGACCAATAATAAaattgagtaaaaaaaaaaaaaatacagcaaaaattaCTAAAGGAGATAAATGCATAAAAGCCGAGGACACAGGAAACAACCCAGAAAGACAGTAAATTGCTCCAATTTATCCATGGCGTTAAGAGAAAGCAATGTTTACAAGATGAGGGAATCAGGCTTATTTAAATTTGAAGAGGTGACAGGGTTGGGGGGCGGAGAGACATGGACACGTGACTTAACAGCAGCCTTCCAAAAACCAAGAGGAAGTTATCAAGAAAAGAGAGACAAGGCCCTTTACACAAGAGCACAGCAAAGAGGATAAGAAACATTGGTCATAAAttaaacacagaaagttccaacTTCATATAAAAGTTTTCCCTGCAAGGACACAAAGCAtcagaacaggtttcccagagaggctggggaatCTCAGCTCTTGGAAGTTCTCAAGGCACAGCTGGATAAAGCCCTGTGCAATCTGATCTGAGGCCAGTGTTGACCACACTTTGAGTAAGGGCTGGACTAGAGACTTCCTGGGGTCTCTTCTGACCTGAATGATCCTAGGACTGTGTGACCAGCACTTGTGTAGCTGCACATACAGACATATGAAGGTGATACTTGGATGCAGATCACTGGTACTATTATGGCAAGCCAGTCCCTGCTTGAGCACTCAAGGGTGGTGAGATTTGACCTTCAACTCTGTACCTGAGCCACCACACAGCTTTTGCAATGTTAATGTATCTTAGTgtaaatgaggaagaagaaagaatcgCTCTTCAGAGCACTTGGGCCCAAGGAATTTCAAGGGCACCTGCAAAAGGGTTCTAGTCCAACTCCTTTGTATTCTTAAGTACTAGCACGCTTCACTCAAACCCAGCTATTTCCTGACAGTATCTGCAATGAATACAGTTAAAGATTCAGAAACTGTCTTTTGGGAATAGGAATCTGGATGACATGAACAAATAGTTTGAGCTGTAGAGCCCTTCCTTGTTCAATACATGCTTTGTGTAAGCCTCACACTACTCAAGGCTCACAGAAAGCTTGAATTAAAACTATATCTAACAGTGATACATATGCTACATTGATCTCAATAACATACATCATAAATCTTGACTGTGCTTCTTGAACAAAACCTACAGGCTCGATACAGCTTGTTTATTTCACATAGATTTGTAAGACAGATGAAACCAGCTGTAACAAAGAAAAATGTCCTTAAAAATGTGGAGCGGATGGATGCTCTGTGCAGTCATTTGAAACCTTCTGAACATTCATCCTCTACTTAAACAGTGCAGCAAGTCAGTGCCTGTCTAGAAATCATTCCTTTCCTGCCACCttatcagtcaaaaaaaaaaacactgtgaaaAAAGACTCCAAACCTATCTAAATTAATAGCCATCTAAGAGTCATTCCATAATCAGGAAAGTGCAGAACTTATGAAGACTGGACAAATTGTTTTGACCCCACTTGGAAATCAGAGTGAGcaagaataaagcaaaataaataaaactgcaaTGAATAATAATTGAAAACATTAGAAATAGTCAAAGATTCTTTATCTAAACAAGAGAATAAAGGAATGAAGAGAGATGTCAAGCGATGAGGATGCAGTCAAGAAAAGGTAATCGAGATATAAACCCACAAATTAAAGTTTCAGCTTTTAATACCTCAGAATACTTGCTAAGAGTTATTGCATCTCAAGACGTAAAACCTCAGACAACTTACTGTGTATGAGTTAGGCTACAGCACTGCAGGCAGGGGGGGAATGCAGGTAATTTTCATCTAGCAGAATTTATGTAGAGCCTGACACTTGCAGTCAGTCATTCACAGTCCTTGCCTCTGGTAGGAAAGAGTTCAGACTGGATCTTTGGACATGATAGGCAGTTCTCAAAGTGAAGACTGTGCTCACGACACTCTTGCACCCACAATTGCTTCCTTCCTGAAGGAAACACTCATGGCAGATGCCAGACAAAACTACCCCCAGGGCCCAAGAGTTGGGAGCCTGACCAGCCCTCCACAGAGAAGGGCAAACTCTGCTTTTCCCATCCTGCTATAACAGCTCATGCCAATTTTCACCTTTGAGGTATTTTCTCTCCTCCACAGGACAGAGATTAGAAGGCTGGAGCTGTCACAGAAGGGCAAAGAAAGATTCTAGCAAGAGGCCTGGAGGCCAGGCTGACCATCTTGCCAATGGGCAGGGCAGAGCTCTCAGGGCAGGCAGAAAGGTGGAACTACAGCAAGAGTCTTGTGTGTGCTGAGTCCGGCCTGTCTATACGGCTTGTGGCAGGAAGCTGGAGTTTCAAATGGGAGCCAGATACCTATTTGAGCTGCACTGGAATGACAATATATCCTCAGAGTTGATGCGTCTGTGCAGCAAAACTACTATAAAAAAGATGATGTGGTGCAATTCAAAATTTTGGGGAATTATTGTTTTTCAGACTGAGATAAGTTACAGGCCTAATGCTTACCTCTTGCCATCTGCCAAAGTGTTGAAGCATATCATTCAGCTCAGCTTTGACAGTTGCACAAAGGTGAAAGCTGCATGTTTTTAGCTGCAAGCAAGAACTTGGACGGACAGGAGAAAGGCTGTTATTGGCAAACAAGTAACATAGTTGGACTGACACTGTCCAGACCTTAGAGTAAAAAATGTAGTACCACCTTAACCTTTTCAATTTCACAGTCTATTCACTCCTCCTCAGAATTTTTGGACCAAAAATACCTAGTAAATTCGGCTtacattttttaatatgtttagGGTGACCAAATGACcctttaaaaaaggaataaaccAGCAGCAAAAACATATTCAGCACTAACTTGATGTCTATTTTTCAAAGAACTGCATCAGTTACGTTGCCAGAAGCAGCTTCAGTTACATATTTAACTAAGattgtttcttcctcttctagTTTTAATGAGATGCTACTTCTTTTGTCTTGTATCGTCTAGTCCTTACAGTGAATTCATCCTTCTCCTGCAGGCTTATTTGAGCACTGTGGACCACGCTTCTCTCTAAAGACCCTTAAAGTAAGAAAAGAACAGTAAATTGTTTCACTGCAATTAACTAAGAATACTGCTCTATGAGATATGCCTGTGAATTAAACCTGTGAATTGTTTCTCTGTACTTTCTCCAGGAACACAAACTTTAGCAGGGTAGAGCCAAGGCGCTCTCAGAGTGTTTAACTCTTTTCTAATACAATTAACAGATTGAAATTTTAAATTCTACATGCCAAATCCCAACAGTTTATGCATCCAATAATAACCCTTCATGTTCAACAAGTATATGCCCTTCTCTCCAGCATGCAATTAAAGGAAGGGAAATAGTATGTCCTGAAGTGAGTAAGGTACAGCCAGACAAACAACAGTATGAATGGCAACTATGTGACCATTTTCACTGCAGCCACTACCTCAACACCTGTGTACAACCAGAAGTTATAAGAGTATTTTGTTAAAAGTCTGTTTTCTAGAAATCACCAAATAACAAAAGTAAACACACGCTTCAAACAGTTCTTCACATagtattttctggttttatttataaaaaaaacagAGCCTCCTTTAAATTATACAGTTTTAAAACTGTAAATTCAACCACAGATGAACATTATTTCAACAAAATAGTTCTATCAACTgatgtaagaaaaaaatcattcaaattgCAATTTAAAACTTAATTCAGCTGAGGAATAAGCTTAGCAACACATTTCTTATTCAGTGAATTTTTAAACCACATGCTGCATATATAAACTGGGGTCCCTCCTGTTCATAGCAATGCCATGAAAACACCCGCAAATCAACTCATTCTTTCTTAAACATAAACATACATTTATGaatacaacaaaaaaaaatttgccaGCCAAATCCACCAAGAATTTCCAAACTGCTGATACCCCCACAGGGGGTAGTAACTGCACCATTACAGTCCTTGTGTGTTTTCCCTTTGATCACTAGCAACATCACTAGTTTTAGAACATTAAAAAAGTGACTACTTAAGAAACTCTAAACCATTTACAACATTTTTATTATGGCAGGCAAAACAAAGCCCTATAAACTAAACCGAAGTGTGCAAACATGGCTGCAACATTTACTCTGTGTGTCCTTCAGATCAGAACCGGAACTCACATAAGACTACTCTGGCAAACTACGAAAACTAGAAAATTAATACAAGCTCAAGTAAAAATGATCAATTCCTGAAAACTATGGAAACAAAGTTTTTAACAAGTCCTTCCCAGAAGGCTTGATAAGGCATTTGATTGCAAGATAGCGCGGTTCCAGCAGGATAAGGAGTAGCTTGGGAAGCAGGTTTTTGTCCTAAATCTGGTTTTGCATTCAAGACTGTGTGCATTCTTGGGCATATATTTCAGTTTCATATTCACAGAGGGCATTGTTTCACCTCTTCATTCCTCTCATATTCCTCTCCAATACCATTTATTCTGTAACCTGCAGCTAGTGTAGCCCCAGGCAAGGAATCTTGCACCTAAGATTTAGCCAGGATCTTTGATTAAACTCCTAGAAGCATGAGTCTACATTATATGTAGTCACAGGGTATAATGCTCACAGCACTATAAACACTGTCTAGGCTTTCAGTTGCTGTATGATTATACTGAGCACAGATTCAGAGTAGTACATAGTACAGGAAGGGTTAGCATCCTCAAACAACTTATTAAATATGATTAAGTTTCTAGGTACATGTCAGAATCTTGAACATCTGTAGCAAAGACAGAACAGGTTACAGTGACTGAAGATCCCTGACTTCTACTCCTCATTTTGGTATGAATTGGGGGTATGCATCTGTGCAAGTCCATTGTGCATCTGTGTCTTTGTATACAACAGGGATAACAATTCTTACTCATCTTTCTGACATGTTTACAGGTCTATGAATGAAAAGTACTATTCGAGCATTAGGTATGTATCATTTCATACTAAGTCCTATTCTTCTATAAAATGGGTGACATGCATGCCTGCTAATCATAAGCCATCTCATTTTCTCCACCCTCAACAAACATACATTGGAAACAGCATACAGCAAGAGAGTTGATTATTTAAACCTTCCTTCTAGCTTATACTTCTAAACTATTTTGAGGAAGACAGCTATCCTTACTTGGAACATCCAAATTATTCTGTTTCACCAAGTCTCAAGATGCACTAAAGTCAGTCAGTCAGCACAGTCACTTTAATTTAAGTACAACTAATTACAATGGATTCAACTGCATCAGTTTGAGTTGGCAGGAAAGTTGATTAAGAAGTTTCTCAGTTAAGAAAAGAACATACAAATAAAGCATCTTATTAAATGTTTCAGAGCAAATCTTTTAAGTAGTGGGGTTATAAAGCAGCATTCCACATTTGGAAAGTGTTGAAAAATAACAGGAAAGGGAGTAAGATATTGACCAGATTTTCCTACTGGGGTAAATACACTGCTATATTTAACCACCTATCaaagtcttatttttaaaaagtgtttaaaattcAAACACACAAATGTACTGAGAATATGTGGATCTCTGCTGATTtgcaacacttcagaaaaaaacaggttcAAGCTGAAgtaactgaaagcaaaataaagaaacgGAGCTTAAAGGCTCAAAGGAAGCAACCATACTGTAGAAATCAGAAGAACACTGCCTGAGTTTAGTCAGTCTTGGACACTTAAGTTCTGTAAAAATAACTTCCCTTGAAATCAAATTTAATATGAAGGGTTTTCACTGaattgattaaaaaaagtaacaaaaccaTTTTCCTTCAAGCATCTGCAGATCAACCACTATTCTTAACTTACTGCTCAGCTACTTGAAGCTTACTACTAAATGAAAGTGAAATAAACTTAAATATTAAGGAACACCTTCACATAGCAGAAAAAGAAGGgttaaacagaataaaaaggtGGATAATGCGTTACATtctaaaactgtttgtttggaaGGCTAAGGTGATTAATACTACCAACAGGAAAATCTGCATTACTACATCCagcttttgaaaaacaaagtGGAGGCCAGACAAGATTTACCAGGTCTTAGTGAAGAGTGTCTTTTTTGAAGGGCACTTTGAAACATCAAGCAATAAGCTAGAAACCTTAACATGACATATTGAAAGAGAAAGTGACTACtgctttctgaaggaaaacaaaaaaacaaaaaaaaaaacatttaatgcaTAAACCTAGTTTTTCTCCATGGATTCAAACTGCTGGAGACTCCAGTATCGAGAAGAAAGAGGTTAAAACTTGTACAGGAAGCCAACAGTGGTAAGACACAGTAAATATGCAGTCTGATGTCAAAGTTTGTCTCCATTACACGTGACTTctcaagaaagcaaaagaaatcaaGTTCAATCTTTTTTTTGGCATCAATACAATGGAAACAAAATGGAGAAATTAAAATTTAAGCTCAAATGAATTTGCAAACCAGTTACCTCAATTTTTAAAACCTATCCTGAGAGGCTTAGCTTTAAAGGCAAAAGCTATGAAACAATTTGGTACTAATATACTTAACATGAAAACACAGGGAATACCTTTGCTTCTTCTaacttcagtgttttgttttgtttttttttgatggacacaagttgaaaaaaggcattttgatGCAGAATAACTTGGTCAATTTTCAGTTGCTCATAAACAAGCCTCCTGGATTTTAGAAGCAGCTACAAAGATTTTAGAGCCTCAGAGCATTTGGATCTTCAGCTTAGACCTTTGAATGTTGAAGAAATAAAGAGTATTATGTGGTATATGGATTCAATGCTACTAACACATCTACCTTACTGGAGCATAAACGTGCTCTGATCTGTTAGGGCTACATCAATGTAGGTTCTTAACAAGTGCATCTTCTCATACTCTTACctgccaagttaaaaaaaacaaaaccaaaaccccacaCCTTTGTATTTTTCTCATTACTGAGTGATCAAAAGTTACAAACACACCCCATTCTGTGTCAAGTTTGTGAGGTCAGGAAGGGAAACAGCCTCCCAGTCAGTGTCTCCAAAATCATGCTGAGGGTGGGGTGTAATGAAGAAAGACAGTTTCACACATGTGACTGCTCATGTTGGGAAAAGACATCTGGATAGATCCACTGCTTGTATGTagcgaagccagaggaaaagaGAGTGGAAATTATACCAAGCAGTTTTACTGACACAGGTGCTGATGTCTTCAACTTTGTAAGAGTGGAGGTGATTTTCCCTTGTCTTCCATATGGTCATCAGCCATTGCAGCTTCATGACTCACTTCCCTGATGTCACATGTAATACAGCCCTTTAAAAAGGAACAAGAACACAACCATTTAAATTCTCCTTTTATGAGTGTATTTCAGAGAGTCAAATCCTGGTAGTGTAATACATTCAGTCTCTTTAAATCTGTTACCAGTCGGCTGAAATCTCTTTAAGAGTAGAGATTCTGCAGACATCTTATTTTCAGAGGCAGGTACTTGCACCTCCAACTCAGCTTATCCCAGAAATGAATTCTTTGGTTAGTGGAACATGCTTAGCTTTGAGATGAAAAGGTACATGACTTTCTTTAACATGAAagacttatttttcagctttacaAGCAAGCTGCTCTTTAAGTAATTTGTATTGCAATCTGAACAGCAACAATGC is a window encoding:
- the UTS2 gene encoding urotensin-2 — encoded protein: MHKLVFCCLIIISFSCPLLSVPIINASEMSYQLSADEDSRLNLERSGSLGSTSLLQFLPGLLGTPTGDNKAGLSPSSYNPRENIKEIFYGSHPRFALLGRLLTKDRKQYKKRGNLSECFWKYCV